DNA from Campylobacter sp. RM5004:
AGAGATTTTAATGCCTGATTATGATAAAGCAGAAAGAAATGTAAGACTTAGCCTTGCTTTATGGATGTTAGCAGTTGCTTTAATGCTTTATTTTGATTTTGAAATAGCTTTAGGAGCGTTCTTAGCTGGTATGTTTATATCAAGCTTTTTTGGTCATAAAAAGGATTTAGAACATAAATTAAGCTCTTTAGGACATCCTTTTTTAATACCTATATTTTTCGTTTATGTTGGACTTAGTCTTGATTTTAGCCTTGTAAATTATGAGCTTATTTTTATGGCATTTGCGATTTGCTTTACAATGCTTATTTGTAGGCTTATTAGCTCTTTTGTATTTTATAAAGATTTTAAAATATCTTGTATTTTAGTAGCATTTACAACTTGTATGCCACTTACATTGCTTATTGCTATTGCTACTTTAGGTAAGAAATTAAACTTAATTGATGATTCTTTTTATTTAGCTTTAGTTTTATCTTCGCTTATAGAAGCAGTTTTATTTATGTGGGTTATTCCTAAGATTTCGTTACTTATTGAAACAAGAAAACAAAAATCAAGATAGCTTTTTACTAAATTTCACAAATTCTTTTTAAAATAGTAAAAATTAAAAAGGAGACAAAATGGAAAAAGCAAAATTAATTTATGATGGTAAGGAATTTGAATTTGATGTTCTTAGCGGAACTAGGGGTGCAAAATCTATTGATTTTTCATCTTTATATTCAAAAACAGGGGCATTTTCTTACGATGAAGGGCTAACAAGCACAGCAACTTGTAAATCAAGCATTACTTATATTGATGGAGAAGCAGGGGAATTAAGACATCGTGGTTATTCTATTGAATGGCTTGCAGAAAATAAAACATTTTTAGATGTAGTGCATTTGTTATTACACAAAGAATTACCAAGCCCTGAGAGATTAGAAGCGTTTAGATATGAGCTAAAAAAAAGAAGTTTTATTCACGAAGGTATGCATAAATTATTTGATGCTTTCCCTGATAATGCTCATCCAATGGCAGTTATGCAAGCAGCAGTTGCCGCACTTTCAACCTTTTATCCTGATCATTTAAATATGGATAAGCACGAAGATTTTATGGAAATGGCAGCTAGAATTGTGGCAAAAATACCAACAATAGCAGCAAGTGCGTATCGTTATAAAAACGGCTTTCCTATGGCATATCCAAATCTTGATCGTGGATTTACAGAAAACTTTTTATATATGTTAAGAACTTATCCATACGAGCATGTAAATCTAAGACCTATTGAAGTTAAGGCTTTAGATACCGTTTTAATGCTTCATGCTGATCACGAGCAAAATGCAAGCACAAGTGTGGTTCGCTCAGTCGGTAGCACTCATGCACATCCATACAGCTGTATAAGTTCAGCTATCGGTGCATTATGGGGGCATGCTCATGGGGGAGCTAATGAAGGTGTTATTAGAATGCTTGAGACTATCGGCACACCTGATAGGGTTGATGAGTTTATTAAAAAAGCAAAAGATAAGAATGATCCATTTAGATTAATGGGCTTTGGTCATAGAGTTTATAAGAATTTTGACCCAAGAGCAAAAGTTCTTAAAAAACTAAGAGATCAATTAATTAGCGAAATTGGAATTGATGCAAACTTTGTAAAAGTTGCAACAAGAATTGAAGAAATAGCTTTAAATGATGAGTATTTTGTAAGCCGTGGATTATATCCAAATGTGGATTTTCATAGCGGCTTAATATTAAAAGCTTTAGGAATTCCTAATGAAATGTTTGCTGTTATGTTTGTGGTTGGTAGAATTCCTGGTTGGATTTCACAATTAGTTGAACAAAAAGAAAGTCCTTTAAAAATAGTTCGCCCAAGACAAATCTAC
Protein-coding regions in this window:
- a CDS encoding citrate synthase; protein product: MEKAKLIYDGKEFEFDVLSGTRGAKSIDFSSLYSKTGAFSYDEGLTSTATCKSSITYIDGEAGELRHRGYSIEWLAENKTFLDVVHLLLHKELPSPERLEAFRYELKKRSFIHEGMHKLFDAFPDNAHPMAVMQAAVAALSTFYPDHLNMDKHEDFMEMAARIVAKIPTIAASAYRYKNGFPMAYPNLDRGFTENFLYMLRTYPYEHVNLRPIEVKALDTVLMLHADHEQNASTSVVRSVGSTHAHPYSCISSAIGALWGHAHGGANEGVIRMLETIGTPDRVDEFIKKAKDKNDPFRLMGFGHRVYKNFDPRAKVLKKLRDQLISEIGIDANFVKVATRIEEIALNDEYFVSRGLYPNVDFHSGLILKALGIPNEMFAVMFVVGRIPGWISQLVEQKESPLKIVRPRQIYIGD